tgcgcggcatcatagtgggccacaagaggagggagagCAGGCAatctcgccggcgctggtttaggaggctgaagcaggaagatcagagattgaagaagcacgttggccgttggatggacatccaacagtcactggtgttggaatcgtgtgttgactgataAAGCCTTGTgaaaacaagtcagcctcgaaatctgtggcgtgtatagcccatttgctattatttttataatttttactcatttgctaattcatatggaatttattgcagcccattttccatttttaaaATTGCTACCCATTTTCTAGTCCGTGCCAGGgttaaaaaattgaactaaaaATGTGCAAAATTTTAAAAATTCACTTATTTTTGCTAGGTAACAAAATAttattaatccaaaaattagtagccatactaaaaaaattaaaaataaattagtactatgtcacgTTAAAATCTgatgaaatataaaatatcagtgaagaacaaaaacaaaaaaaaaagaaactaattgcccatttgctataatttttttggaattcgcaacccctttgatattacttttaagatatactgaccatactctttggccaggccggaacgcatccctcctcgtcctgaaagatttgcagcccagtaagtcagagaaaacaaataggcctagcttgggtattcttcaaaaagaaatagtgggctacctattttcccaaagaaaaaactaccgggctggtcatgttgttagacaggccacagagaccgcacaacccagtttatagcctgctcctccgaacaaatcctcaaaaaaaagttgtgcaattctgtcgtcaattgactatacgttgacaatgatgtgggtcccagatatcagtagggtggattagagtaaaaaatgTGGAGTGCATccgagtagtaaaagaggcgcttgcttgtgttcgggagtggacctgatGGGTctgtactgtcatactcacaactacagtcctctcccgattcactatgttgacagggccggacggcgaCGCCGTGGcaagcgcaccaaggcggaggataaattGCCGTCGCCAATGTGTTGGGCTGGGTTGGAAATTCTTATCGAAAAATATAAAACAGACGGGAACTATATTACAACATTGACTACGacttgcatgggtccgctggttgtaggaagaaaatggtgggagaaagaagactggtcgctatctttgactaagaataatatcgactgaatataacgacactatcataggaaataatatcctcctgttaaaatTTGACTTTTCAAATCGATAATTTAAacaactggtgcatgagcatttagctttatttatttatttacttatttatgtttacggaaccatgagcatgtacctgggccggattcatgtgagagcctcccttccagttaattatgggctcctgtattgggccttcatcagtgggctgcatgttatcgacaagtggaaaatgtgttccataccaaaaatagtatgcgctacgtatggtacggggcactaaaggatcggaccatgcaacgacttccaaaacattgtgtttgtcgttctaacaacacatttattcaaccaacagacgaaatatactactgattgtacattgaaaacagcagcagcagcaaccagggctgggtgTGCAACAGAAGAAGTAAGCAGGCCAGAGGAGTAAAGAcacagctctctcttccaaaccaaacatcagccatcattacaaaagggctaccaaaaaagaacaagtgtatgcatcaaactaaataaagatcctactacaccaagtgtacgcatctaactagcTGGCTCAGTTAGatgttactatttattaagctgtggagattggctggcggcttgaaccagatgggtgcctgacgggggaaactccagccagcaggtcgaagtctgatacttgcgaccctctctcctactttgggctgcagagcatggtggcacatatcagggtatggtgcatgcagagacgcatggtgcactgtgtacacacagttttgcctgatgaacgaaaccgcgttGCCATCAAGATCCTTGTCGTCGGTTATGTCCTGGTTAaacggataattcagtccgagaaAGAGAGAGCGTgcaccaaggctacttaccagcctctagtcaaaaattcctgaaggcccagagaagctgggatcctgctcaaagaccttgcagtgactgtgcttgtattccgcgaaacaacacgtctgGTACATGCGAACGATCGTTAATCGTTCGcggtcgtctgatcgagccaggaaccacctgcaacttccatgccacttttctttgaaaggttctgggattaggaagggtagggacaccaggtggcctacaacatcatatcaagttggaggcaaataaaaaagggctcttacTGTAgccaatcttaagaacagcatgttatgagcatgaatattttttcagtaaatgttgacagtaatataagcaagccatcatgatatcataggaaagtaacatactactataacagccgtttgtagcgatgactggagtaggccagcaatacgtccagccatagaaggagtcgacagcgtaaatgaagcccttgtgttcaatggcatcagagaaccatggagaatgtatgatcctgcgatggacgtgcagatttatccacttaccatAGTGACCTaccagataggcgagaccgcgattgaagaatgcaattagcctgaagtctttgtaatccgtagatcttgtgggcacttggcagattacaaccttgagcaaatcaaacttggtaccatgttggctactgtaagattctgagtattctgggccacggtgccaaagcagtgcaatgttaatcgaaggaagggggatcaatcgccgggtatagacctccacgagcatccagctacCGCGACTGtagacgagcaccatccaagacatgttcatgccgacccagtacataccgttaatgtagttgagggtgacggggatcggatcgcagtcaagggggttgatgcttgCCACCCTACGATCATTATGTTGCGTGACACGCCATTTCTGAAGATTTGGCGGCATCAGCatgcaaggagctggcttaaaaagctccggcctgagggctttgagtaaacggtatagccccgacgagcacgcggcgagcggcatggtactaagattgtccacacgcgaaacaatgagcttgattacctctgtggggagcgaattccagccactctttcggcagacgctgctcggttctgccattgttagtgcttgggtttcggaagagggggaggcaccttagcggggatggaagattggacgattatgtgcagacaaagatggagaagcggaTATGTgttgcgggaagtggacaggtgatgatgactacagaaAGCCGATTGACTTACAAGACACATACCAGCAGGgtagggtcatatcgatgccagacaactttcttgagtgatcacagtactagTACTCCCTATAGTACCTACCACTATGCCCTAGTTTGCATATagagtagtggagtaggactctgctctactactagcactggaggagtagtatattctaatctaaaatagttacaaacttcaatgcccgagcatggaacgactacgaaccgccatcggtgctaactccaatccccaaCAAACGTTCGCTAGGAGACATGGCAGATGCAAACGCTCGCGACGCAGTTACAATATGTGTGTAAGAGTGGCGGTTTTGacaaatactatggcttaaaaacaagccaccgttggatggaaatctgacggttacttgggattcgccaggattgagctcgtggcgaacaatcgccagatatcattactaaaaaaaggttCAAACACtcggggctataacttgcaccggctgaccactaataatgatactaacatagttgtaaaatggtcaaagaccgtgtctacgtggtgttgggaattatatgcaaaaaactagcaagatgcccgtgcattgcacagaacatcaagatgcattttttttacaaaacacctgttgtgattgacccatgtaggagtaatcccatgtgtaaaaactaatgatatctcgagaattttatcagaaaaatggtatctcgagaatttcatgaaaaaatgatatctcaagaattttatcggaaaaatggtatctcgagaatttcatgaaaaaatgatatctcgagaaagatgagagataaggtgaggaggagtggggcatggtggtgactggtggttggactgggcggaggcatggggatggacggcgccggcagcggccaccatgccagattgttccagagacttccttttttaattgctcagcaatgatgttgtgggagataaggatgaatgaggcaaggccttatctgtaaatgtggagagaggtgcaggtatcttttgtaaaattgtcatagtttgctttctatccgtcagatatagatcggacgatcAATATTACAAGATGgaaggcacaccatcatcaccaactcggttttttttataagagtagagagtagagctAAGAGTAGAgctaagagtagagatagagataagagtagagatagagatagagactagggaggagcaccctCTACTGCTTCATGTGCTACTCCTgtgctccattcggcggccgcaacgtcccctatagccactccctcctgcgctccattcggcgggcgctgatGGAATTTGGGGAGCGCACATGCGCAACTGCTGGCAGCGatgacttcaccgacgacgacttcttccctgACCTCgacaacctcttcctcaacgacatgggcaacaacgccaatggtgctgctccagttgcaccgtatgtgtttctgtccttcctgttcgaaatcatggtagaattcatgtttctagtctgtatCCTAGATTCGATATGTTCATCTACTATgttagtccacatgattagtttaatctctgttatagctgtcatgatttattttgtgcttattctgattaaatctcgtagtaacttgatCATATATTCAACTGGTGCAACgtcccctgtcggtgtcaaaaacggcggttctcgggtagggggtccggaactgtgcgtctaaggtcgatggtaagaggagacaggggacacgatgtttaaccaggttcgggccctctctatggaggtaataccctacttcctgcttgattgatcttgatgaatatgagtattacaagagttgatctaccacgagatcgtaatggctaaaaccctagaagtctagcatgtatgattatgatcatccccatggactaaaccctccggtttatatagacaccggagggggctagggttgtacaaagtcgattacagagaaaggaatcttcatatccgaacgccaagcttgccttccacgccaaggagagtcccatccggacacgggtgagagtcttcggtcttgtatcttcacagcccattagtccggcccatgtcaaacatgtcggatgcccgaggacccgttagtccaggactccctcatcccctacagccactcccgtttcatggacgtcCTGGTCTATGCCTCCAAGGTTCCCTGCGTCTACAAGATTTTCGGCAACGAGAGGTACTTCGACCAGCACTCGCTGGCGGAGCATAGTTCCATATGCGTGCACGCGCCCTACTACTGCTATGAGTGCACGtcgccgttttggggctcgccggcgagcctcgtgcatcacctcacgcaACCGTCCGTTGATCACTACTGGCCTGCGGCGgtgaacatcaagtacgagacgtgctacccgttcgcCGTGCCgaagtcgctggaggatcaccgccgcttGCTAGTCTCGAAgaaggacggcagcgtcttcctcttgattgtgggcaccggcgaggcccgcgcaggccgccgccccgtctctatAGTGTGCATCAGGGGCAATGCCACTGAAGCTGAGACGAGGCCAGTGTATGGGTGCGTGCTCACTGTTACTGCCCCTCAGAGGTACGTGGGCGCCCACACCGCCTCCATCACGCTGACTGGGACTGTGCCGAGCTGCTCCGTTctcgccgatgtggacatggaagacgcatggtatgatTTTCCCCCCAAgatggtgcacggggactccaagaaGGTTCACCTAGACATATGCATTaacaagttaaatgttgatcattagtcttcacTCAATGTAATCCgttgtctaagcatgtggagacttcttatttatatagtatagaacctttcatgcatgatcttgctctattagagtatcacgcttgaataaaagtgtatccatttatggtttagtctagaatcttccatgtatgcttTTGCTCCATTAGAGTTCTCACTTGCCATTTATGAGAATAACtgagaatttttactacagtactagtgaaagacttatgatgaaccatttcttacatctcatctgcccccttccaagtcatgcagatttaatccctccgtctaggtgtataagagcatggttaatacttagtagtatagccaactgttgactataagaaagtgccatgtcatttgtatccaacatgtataacaatcgatagtcaaaaactaattcttaaagatcatttcttgcaaagcacaataagtgttatttcttcacaagttttggatgcaggttgaacagtcaaacgcttttgtttgcaaaagatacttttttatctatttcacctggatgtttgtgagctctagggaagaaataatatccgaagaaacctgtCGATActcgttacacatgagatgacccccacatcctttgtcaaaataaacaactctccaatcaatgcatttcactgttctgtgcaacgcacgggcaccttactatataTTAGTACGACCATAAACTTAACTCACATTATATATAGTACAATAAATGGTCATGCAtctcaccaaaaattatatcattgaaaactatgttcaaatacgaatccaacgataaaGTTTTTttacatgcactaacattttgtcagttaaatcttcagtcaaattcaatgcgGGActactaataaaccacgaccgaggtagtactagtgtagagggcggtgttgcacgggagtctcaccccgctcgtggtgCGGCAGTAAAGCCAATCACAAAACCCCACCACTCctagtaataagtggcctggtaacacaaacggacaagcaaccatcacatccctccgtcttttttgcatttcatccctctgcatttactttctctggTTCATCTcacacactcgatccctagctactactcctagtatacctagctactactcctagtatccctagctactactcctagggccagttcttttggcggcttaaaaaataagccgtctcttccccagcttttcccataagactagtcatagtggagagtaacataaggcgcctcactcatttatttgggcttctaaactactactggtacctctgtcctggtttattcgtcaccattgtaatttgtgctaaattttgaccaaagatttaactgataaaatgttagtgcatgtgacatgcataaacatttcatTTGTTAAATTTATAGTTGAAATTTGACACAGAttgcaaaggggaccaataaaccaggatggaggtagtagttatgggattactaatctagaagcctaaaagaactggcccctagtgctcctagtagtagtactcaagttggaattccaattgcacggcacaacttgttaggcaaaaaattcgatacagggtgtaggaagcggtttgggaatttgcatgccttcccgaccagtgagatactccgtacaaagtatgatagagaaataaccacagagaaggaagctaaaactaaacaatcaaacgagcatttttgcatttgttttgcattgaatcgtttcacaagcttgactagtgttgttttctacttttacaaaaatcgcatcgtaatgttaaaacgtgcatttgcatgtacataagtaatagtagtagcacagtcagcaagcatatatagagagagacgtgtagtgcgataatatatagtaaagtttgtgctatatgcacgtacttacaaaatgcgtacggacacacaaggtttccaaacttttccttttaaatgcttaattaaggacgctaataattcccaaaagttcgggatttatcatttgcgtcccaaaactaatgagatcgccttatgAAACTATATTATTCCTAATAAAAGCCACAGCGCTCGCAGGGgtgcttgcggcgcgccacgagtgccctggtgcgcggccgtttcccagcgcgccgacacaatgcctcttcctcagcctcgcaactcgcgaggtgctgattggcggcttgccggcgggtgagcgcgatctcaccggtgtggtgatctgGCGCCAATAGGTACTCCTCCTTGCTGGAAgcatgcacccggtccacgtaccgccaagcgtagatgaggtgcttgggcccgactgcactcagggctttggcacgggcgtcctctgccaccctcacggccctcgcatgagccttctgccaaagagacAATTGCCTGACTCCCTCGGACGTGACATAGGCCTGCCAGGAAGCATGCCTTGCagcgcgcttctcttcctcgaccttcttctccgcctctattttggcgcgctctgccggaggcaaagcctcccacaaggcgacatccatttctttccaaagctcctcaaggctgggggggctcggcgggcaGCGTGGGGTTCTCCTcatagcggggagccgacgcgtccttcGACGCTCGTGCTCGTGAGACTAGGAATGCTGACTCGTCCACCTCGACATGTCGCGACGacgagcggaacaccgacgcgtcctcctcgactagtggcggcgaggaacggaacggcgacgagtgaccgtccgcgcggtgcagcgaggggcgcctagggcttgggagggtcGGTGCCATGGTGGTTGACGTGAGAGTgaggggaggagatagcgatgaacatGAGCGTTCTCCTGAAtgccgtgggaggcgcagtatttatagcaagcaatggcacacctacatAAGATATGGACTAAGCTTcggtgacttaactgcaggtgcagttgcgtcactgacatgtgggccagatgcctgttgggcccacatgtcagtgacccaatgcacctgcagttaagtactgaagcagcgtcccgtaagatatgttgcgtgaataacataacagctacgtgggcatatttgttggagtaaattacgggggagggaaggggtggaaatattgctggttacaacggattggacgagtgcggggggaggagagtcatgcatgcagattttttttccacacggggtggagtggtgggactgccggagggagaaggagagttaagcaggcgttcagatttcaaggtgcactaaattattgcatgcgacaattaaggctggccatagtggtggtaatgtggtatcttactagctggtatcatgcacacgggaataacaaacatgctgatgtggcaaagaattaaagacgagaagggggttagagtaacataggtagatattGTATCATGTTAAATAAtatgctactttgtgtcatgcatggcactATAAAGGTAGTCTCGTATCATgcacatgatactagtatatgatactttcTACTATGAGTAGCCTAAAGAGAATATTAACtaatctctactctctactcttataaaaagcagagttggt
This genomic window from Aegilops tauschii subsp. strangulata cultivar AL8/78 chromosome 4, Aet v6.0, whole genome shotgun sequence contains:
- the LOC120963300 gene encoding uncharacterized protein, whose protein sequence is MDVLVYASKVPCVYKIFGNERYFDQHSLAEHSSICVHAPYYCYECTSPFWGSPASLVHHLTQPSVDHYWPAAVNIKYETCYPFAVPKSLEDHRRLLVSKKDGSRYVGAHTASITLTGTVPSCSVLADVDMEDAWYDFPPKMVHGDSKKVHLDICINKLNVDH